From the genome of Bubalus bubalis isolate 160015118507 breed Murrah chromosome 2, NDDB_SH_1, whole genome shotgun sequence, one region includes:
- the LOC102401761 gene encoding C-X-C chemokine receptor type 2: MTIILKDLSNSSYLWEGFEDEFENYSGMPPIEDYDYSPCEISTETLNKYAVVVIYALVFLLSLLGNSLVMLVILYSRVGRSVTDVYLLNLAMADLLFAMTLPIWAASKAKGWIFGTPLCKVASLLKEVNFYSGILLLACISMDRYLAIVHATRTLTQKRHWVKFICLGIWALSVILALPVFIFREAYQPPSSDLVCYEDLGANTTKWRMIMRVLPQTFGFLLPLLVMLFCYGFTLRKLFSAQMGQKHRAMRVIFAVVLVFLLCWLPYNLVLIADTLMRAHVIAETCQRRNDIGRALDATEILGFLHSCLNPLIYVFIGQKFRHGLLKIMAIHGLISKEFLAKDGRPSFVGSSSGNTSTTL; the protein is encoded by the coding sequence ATGACAATCATCCTGAAAGATTTATCTAATAGCAGCTATTTGTGGGAGGGGTTTGAGGATGAGTTTGAAAATTACAGCGGCATGCCACCCATAGAAGACTATGATTATAGTCCCTGTGAGATAAGCACTGAGACACTCAACAAGTATGCTGTGGTCGTCATCTATGCCCTGGTCTTCTTGCTAAGCCTCCTGGGAAACTCCCTGGTGATGCTGGTCATCTTATACAGCCGGGTCGGTCGCTCTGTCACTGATGTCTACCTGCTGAACCTGGCCATGGCTGACCTGCTCTTCGCCATGACCTTGCCTATCTGGGCCGCCTCCAAGGCAAAGGGCTGGATCTTCGGCACACCCCTGTGCAAGGTGGCCTCACTCCTGAAGGAAGTGAACTTCTACAGCGGTATTCTACTGCTGGCCTGCATCAGCATGGACCGCTACCTGGCCATTGTCCATGCCACACGCACGCTGACCCAGAAGCGGCACTGGGTCAAGTTCATATGTTTAGGCATCTGGGCCCTGTCTGTGATCCTGGCCCTGCCTGTCTTCATCTTCCGTGAGGCCTATCAACCACCCTCCTCCGACCTAGTCTGCTACGAGGACCTGGGTGCCAATACAACGAAATGGCGGATGATAATGCGTGTCCTGCCCCAGACCTTTGGCTTCCTCCTGCCCCTGCTGGTCATGCTGTTCTGCTACGGATTCACCCTGCGCAAGCTGTTTTCAGCCCAAATGGGGCAGAAGCACCGGGCCATGCGGGTCATCTTTGCTGTCGTGCTCGTCTTCCTGCTCTGCTGGCTGCCCTACAACCTGGTCCTGATTGCAGACACCCTCATGAGGGCCCATGTGATTGCCGAGACCTGTCAGCGCCGTAATGACATTGGCCGGGCCCTGGATGCCACCGAGATCCTGGGCTTCCTGCACAGCTGCCTCAACCCTCTCATCTATGTCTTCATTGGCCAGAAGTTTCGCCACGGACTCCTCAAGATCATGGCCATCCATGGCCTGATCAGCAAGGAGTTCTTGGCCAAGGATGGCAGGCCTTCCTTTGTTGGCTCTTCTTCAGGGAACACGTCTACTACCCTCTGA